One genomic segment of Bombina bombina isolate aBomBom1 chromosome 4, aBomBom1.pri, whole genome shotgun sequence includes these proteins:
- the CENPW gene encoding centromere protein W: MKRSAPRGVIKSIIKKHKPELRLETNIDLLVHLNCLLFINRLAKEARLKSIEDKSPIIKPVHLRSVAKIILKKSKG, translated from the exons ATGAAGCGCTCGGCTCCCCGCGGTGTAATAAAATCTATTATCAAGAAACACAAGCCCGAACTGCGACTAGAAACCAACATTGATCTGCTG gtACATTTGAACTGCTTGCTGTTTATTAATAGACTGGCAAAAGAAGCTCGTCTAAAATCTATTGAAGATAAAAGTCCTATCATAAAGCCTGTTCATCTTCGATCTGTGGCAAAG ataATTCTAAAGAAGTCAAAAGGATAA